TAAAGTAGATTGGAAAATTAGATTAGCTACGTCAGGTTGGGTCCTGGGAACATAGGAAAGTATAGGAAGAGCCAATTATCTCCTTATGCAGCGGATAATTATAGGTCAACTTAATATGTTGTAAGCtcatataatatttaaaatagatcTTAACTCTCAGatactaataaaaaacaacagaaataaACATGAATTAAAGCACTTATTCCACTACTAATCGGAACATCCAGGAAAAGATTGTCTATCACAAATCATTAGTGCCAAAGAGTCGGTTAAATTCGCACGCCTCACCTTATGGAATTGTCTGAGCTGCCGCTGACAACTAGGCGATCTCTATACTGTAGGCAGGCTATGCCACGCTTGTGGCCATTCAAGGTGCGCACGAATTCACAGCTTGACGTGGACCAGACCTTGATGGTACGATCCCCGCTGGCGGACACGATGTACTTCTCGTCAAAGTCCACCACATTGACAGCAGCCCGGTGACCGACAAGGACGCGCCGCAGCGTGATCTCGCTGGGTGAGGTCATGTCCCAGACGGCGATGGAGCGATCCTTGGAGCAGGTCACCATCATGCCGTTGTTAAAGCGCAAGTGCAGCACCGCCTCGCAGTGGTGGATGAGGGTGTTGACCATCTCGCCGGTGTTGACGTCCCACACACGGACTGTGGAGTCGCTAGAGCCACTGATGATAACCTTGTCGTCATACTGCAGGCACAACACCGATCCAGTGTGGCCAATTAGGGTCTGGAATTTTGGAGTCGAGTATATTGATagtattaaaacattttaattccTGAGGTATTTATATTACTATTATTTCAGGCTGAAACCTACCTTAACGCACTGCAAATCCGTGCGATCCCAGATCTTGATGGTGTTGTCCCTTAGGCCGGAGACAATTTTACCGTCATCGTACTGCAGGCAATAGACACCCTTTGAGTTCTCGGACCGGCAGTTGATGCGGCGCAGCATGTGGCGGCCAGTCCGCCAGTTGTTCTCTATGCTGTCTATGTCCTGAAATCATAGAATGAGTGGTTGAATAAACTGATTGCATTCGGCACACTCCGATGACAACTCACATTCATTATCTTGGGGAACAACTCGCGATGGAATGAGTGTGGCCGTTGAGTCTGACCCGGTCTGGGCTTGAAGAGGTACTGCATCCAATTACGCCGCTCGGCCAGTCCGCGCCACAAGGAATCTGTGCGCACCTTGCGTTCGATGAGCTTCTTCCAGAGCATGCCCTCGGAAATGACGCGCAGCCATTCCTTGCAGACCAGCTCGGCCGATTTGAGCGACTCGGCATCCAAGTACGACAAAATGTTTTCTGCGATGTGATCCAGACCCTTGACTGCAAATGGAGaagtttaaatataattaagacACAGATACCATATAATCTAATTAACTTGGCAAGCACATCTCTATTGACAAAGTTTCAGACTAAAACAGCTAAATATTTGGCTCCCAGCTATCTTTGATGTGACACTTAACCGATTTGCCATCAGATACGAGGTGGAGCAATTGTGGCCGCTACCGCTCTTGGCAGACACCTACgcaacccaacccaaccaaAACAAATCCATGCAATACAACCACATCAGCCAGCTTTAATTGGGCGACAAACTAGAGGCAAAATGATGCACCTAACGGCATTAAAATGCACTTAGCCCAGTAAGTGCAAGTGGGTGTGGAAGGGAGTGTGTGGGAGTGGCTGTGGAGGAGGCTCAACCTTTCGGCTGGCATATTTACATGTGTCACGGATAGGAGTGGTTGAGTTTccgaggatgaggaggggatagccacatccacatgcacattcacatccacatcttCATCTGTATTGACAAACCGGCTGATGGGCCAGCCGAGAAGTCGAGTCTGGAGTGCATGCGAgcattcgcattcacattcaGTGCCTTCCCTGCTCGTTGTTCGCAGCATTTGCCCaacacaattaaaaatgtgcatAACTCGGAATGGCAGGCTGTTTGGCGGGCAGCAGCGATTTCGCTCAAGTTGTTTGCCGTCGCCGGCGACTAACGGTCTTAAGAGTGTCTATCCGTCTGTGAATCCGTCCGTCCAGTTCAGTCGCTCTGTCCGCCCGGCTGTCCCCCCGGTTAGCTGCCTTTGAAGTGCATTACAATGTAAATGGAGGGGACAATGTTGCCTACTTTCAACTCTTTCATTTCCAGAACACACTGTGATGCCAACTAAGCAGAAGTTATGCAAAAGTATATTACCATTCgactttattttaaaagtagtTCTTTAAGTTAATCAATTAATTGGAGAATAACTGATCGAATGCTTAATAAGAAAAGTATATCATTAGTTTGATTTCACATTACATTTTGTAATACATTTATCTATCTCTACATTAATAATTATGATAAGGAATTAATTCAAATCTTAATAGCTCGGtatgtttttaattagcaCTGACTATACTCAATACCTTTTAGGCAATATAATTCAGATCTGACCGGAAGAAAAACCAAACCGTCATCACCGCGGATTAAACCAACGGAAGCGTCAAACAACTTCctcaaaaaaaactaattccCGACTGGTGGCTTAAGGAAGAAAAGGCTTGCAAATTAAAGAGACAGTCTTCGCCATATAGTACATAATAGTACAGGTATACATGCATGCACCCAATGGCATTGCAGCGAATATCTGAACGAACGAACCGAAagtaaatatacattttctgtATGGATGCCCTAGCAAAGGCTAGAATTGCACGCACAGCTCTTGTTGACTGTTTGAGTCATCGGTACGCTCACGTATTGATGCATTGATAAGCGAAGTGATCGCTTATTCACTGAAGCCGACTCATTGCTAACCTGTTTTCCCATACCAATCATATCAATAGTTTTGTTATTACTTAACATCTGTTGGACGACAGTCAATGGCATAAATAAATCGATTCACATTTTCTTATGAATAATGTACAAGGTTTGTTCCCGCTTTCGTTCTGTTTTTGTTCCGGTAAAGCGCGTTTAATGGAAGCAACGACCTTTCAGTCAACAGCCAACAACCAGCAACCTTAAGCCCACCCActggctcctcctcctttcCTCTCCAatcctctcctctcctcttCACTCCACTCCAATCCTCCAGTTAAAAACATGCCCGGCAACAATCCGGAGGAGGAAAGGTGTCTACCGGGGTTCAGAGCGGGACTTGCCTTTCATGTTGTTCAACTTTGTACCTGCcgtttgttattgttttagCTATTGCGTGCCGAGGGCTTAAACACAGCTTTGTACTGATAGTCTTGCCTAAGATTCTAATGGTGGATGAGTAATtttgagttttattttggGAGGAAAACTCGCGCTCTTCGGTCGTAGAAGCTGGCAGCTGTTATTGCCTTCTTATCAGCTGCGGCAATTGGATTGGTCAACTGGGATTACTGACCTCCCACACAGGGTGGCGTTGATAACGACAGGGTGATAAATCACAATCCTAAGGTGACGCTTGACTGACTTTATTCGAATAGGCTTGGAATAATTAACCAATCTGCCAGCTTATCCGTTCACTAGATCAGATAATATTTGGTAATATGTTGATTTGAAGGTAGATTTCAcaacttaacaaatttgtcaagttttgaatttaaataatatgtgACATATTATTATGCCTTTAAAGGGtgtaataattaattgaacAAGTAATACCACTCTATCATTTCTCCACTTATAGAATAAATAACCTAGGGTGCAACTATGCAATAAATTGATTTCTCAACCAGAACTGCATTTTTAGCGTTCATATTTTCAAAGTTGACTGCCTAACGTTTTACGACTTATACTTTATTGTGAACGTTATATCACAACAATAAACGGAATCGTAAACGAAAGTAACAACACGGATAAATGTTTAACTTGAATAAATGGTGAATAAATCAGtattaataagtttattgTCAATTCTAACATTTAATCTAGTTTGGAATCAAGGGTTTTTTAATGCCGACATTGTTGGGGCTGactgaataaaaaaaaaacctaaactGCGTCAGTTAGTTCGAGTATTTCTTGGAAGATCGTAATTAAACAACCGACACACATTTATCTGCGGTTGGTTCAATGTTCTTTAGGTCCATGTTCTTCTCAATTTTTGCAAAGGCTCTAGAATGCTATTATATACACTGTGTCTTAAGCTATGGGTGTATTAATACACCATATAGAGTCAGAGAAACCAAAGTTAACAAGAACTTATGAAATTTTAAGCGGATAATAATGATAGACAACCTAAGGTTATCCTTTATtcacattttcctttttattccCTGAGAATGGTGAAGTTCAAATCGATTTGTTTTAGGCCTCGACGGGTTATCAGGTAGCAATACACAATTTATAGTCACTCACTTGGCAGCAATGTGATAAAGTCCCGCTGGAGCATCGGCTTGAGATAGGCATTGATCTGTCCGTGCTGATAGTGGCACATGCGCGACAGCAGGTGCTCCACGAAGTCCACCTGTCCCGACTCGCTCCACTGAGTGAAGTACTGAAAACAGAGTTCCCGCTCCGTTTGGTAGGTGGGCGATGAGTCTTTCTTGCGCACCGGGTCGTACAGCATAGTGGTTGTGAACTGTACGGGTGAAAAGTGGCATAAAGaagcaaattaattatgaGATTGCATTGGTTCCGTTTGCGTTTTCATATGGTTTGGGGCGATGATGTGAACTGTTGTGTTGGGGTGCTTGTGTTTGGATGTCAAGGGGCGATCGTTAAAACTCGAAAAGTAGGTAGCTGCTGGTTGTGCAACTTTTCTTTAGTTTAGGCTACTACTGACGACCCAAACTGGGGGCTTACAATTAGGCAATTAGCTTCGACTCCGCTGCGAGTTTCTTTCTTCTCGTAATtttctcgttttgtttttatttggcgGCGAAAGAGTTTGCAAAGCGGATTTCTGAAGAATGAAaaactggcaaaaaaaaaaaaaccgactGGCAGCGGTAGAAACAGATCATTCACGCGgcagtttataaataataattgtatCGATGTTTATTTGGTCTTACATCCTCATTATGCgcattctatatatatacgttCCCATTGATGGGCCCCAATTAAATCAAGCGTCATCAATTAAATGCTAAAGATCTCCGCAAACAATTTTAGCAGCGTGAAGTAAACAAATTGGACGATTCGAGTGTGAGTGATTTGAGTAATTAAGTTAACTGCAATGCCAGCAATGCGAAAACCTTGCGAGTATAGTAAAtgttgtatatatgtatgtacataagttGTATTGGGGTCGGTTGCcttaatttaattgccatATTATGGTTTTTTGTAAGCTTTagttgtttgcctttgcctgGTAACTGAAGGATGCTACTTTAGCTATATACTGA
This genomic stretch from Drosophila yakuba strain Tai18E2 chromosome 3R, Prin_Dyak_Tai18E2_2.1, whole genome shotgun sequence harbors:
- the LOC6535894 gene encoding beta-TrCP, whose amino-acid sequence is MMKMETDKIMDETNSNAQAFTTTMLYDPVRKKDSSPTYQTERELCFQYFTQWSESGQVDFVEHLLSRMCHYQHGQINAYLKPMLQRDFITLLPIKGLDHIAENILSYLDAESLKSAELVCKEWLRVISEGMLWKKLIERKVRTDSLWRGLAERRNWMQYLFKPRPGQTQRPHSFHRELFPKIMNDIDSIENNWRTGRHMLRRINCRSENSKGVYCLQYDDGKIVSGLRDNTIKIWDRTDLQCVKTLIGHTGSVLCLQYDDKVIISGSSDSTVRVWDVNTGEMVNTLIHHCEAVLHLRFNNGMMVTCSKDRSIAVWDMTSPSEITLRRVLVGHRAAVNVVDFDEKYIVSASGDRTIKVWSTSSCEFVRTLNGHKRGIACLQYRDRLVVSGSSDNSIRLWDIECGACLRVLEGHEELVRCIRFDTKRIVSGAYDGKIKVWDLVAALDPRAASNTLCLNTLVEHTGRVFRLQFDEFQIVSSSHDDTILIWDFLNFTPNENKTGRTPSPALMEH